In the genome of Bryobacteraceae bacterium, one region contains:
- the glgP gene encoding alpha-glucan family phosphorylase, with protein MRFQVNPLKEFLVKPAIPDNLPRLMELAHNVLWSWDHTVRALFRRLDPQLWLASGHNPILMLSQIPRGVLERAAADPRYLTLYRHACDSLDAYMERRAALRKEGLIAYFCMEYGVVQCLPVYSGGLGLLAGDHLKAASDIGLNLVAVGLLYQQGYFRQALNPDGWQQERYPINDFYTLPIEQVYDANGKEVRVSADLPNGPVQIKVWRMSVGGVVLYLLDTNLAENSEEYRDITDQLYGGDMHMRIRQEIVLGIGGLRALAALGIQPTVYHMNEGHSAFLALERIRLLMKDQGLTFNQALEAARSNNVFTTHTSVPAGFDFFEPGLVYDYFHRYCEESGISFDSLLALGRRRPEDSSERFSMAISALRTSSYRNAVSRLHRDVSQEMFQDMWPRVPAWEVPITSVTNGVHLPTWVNGDLAALYDQYLQPDWLERHNDPKTWEQIDEIPDAELWEVHRRRKRRLVQFVRERVTQSATNRKSSAAEVRRLSEVLDPEAFTIGFSRRFATYKRATLLLRDVARLKRILNNPDMPVQVIIAGKAHPKDHPGKSFIREIYNLSRDPELSRRLVFVEDYSIEVGRELVQGVDLWLNNPRRGEEACGTSGMKAAINGVPNLSILDGWFDEAYEYSGGWAIGDRIPYSEDQDESHASAIYSMLENDIVPLYYRDRDRGVPEQWMRRVKQSLSAISPQFNCSRMLTEYYQLLYFPAHRNWLDASKDGYRQVLDHAGWSARVGRAWDNVRFLNTSPIPANPVLAAEAIPIEATIDLAGLEPSDVRVEAVVGKIGIEGYLEDTTVITMNSAAANQEGHFRFHSRFVAEQTGRLGLAIRVSPNHSDDPLTRPCHSPMKWA; from the coding sequence ATGCGCTTCCAAGTCAACCCGCTCAAAGAGTTCCTCGTCAAGCCGGCGATTCCGGACAACCTTCCCCGGCTCATGGAGCTTGCCCACAACGTGCTGTGGAGCTGGGACCATACCGTGCGCGCGCTGTTCCGCCGCCTCGATCCCCAGCTCTGGCTCGCCTCCGGACACAATCCGATCCTGATGCTGAGCCAGATCCCGCGCGGGGTTCTCGAACGCGCTGCCGCCGACCCGCGCTACCTCACCCTCTATCGCCACGCCTGCGATTCCCTTGATGCCTACATGGAACGCCGGGCCGCCCTTCGCAAGGAAGGGTTGATCGCTTACTTCTGCATGGAGTACGGTGTCGTCCAGTGTCTCCCCGTCTATTCGGGAGGCCTCGGCCTGCTCGCCGGCGACCACCTCAAGGCCGCATCCGACATCGGGCTCAACCTCGTCGCCGTCGGCCTGCTCTACCAGCAGGGCTACTTCCGCCAGGCCCTCAATCCCGACGGCTGGCAGCAGGAGCGCTACCCGATCAACGATTTCTACACGCTCCCCATTGAGCAGGTCTACGACGCCAATGGCAAGGAGGTCCGCGTCTCGGCCGACCTGCCCAATGGCCCGGTTCAGATCAAGGTGTGGCGCATGTCGGTCGGCGGCGTCGTCCTCTACCTGCTCGACACCAACCTCGCCGAGAACAGCGAAGAATACCGCGACATCACGGACCAGCTCTACGGCGGCGACATGCACATGCGTATCCGCCAGGAGATCGTTCTCGGAATCGGCGGACTCCGCGCCCTCGCCGCCCTCGGCATTCAGCCCACCGTCTACCACATGAACGAAGGCCATTCCGCCTTCCTCGCCCTGGAGCGCATCCGGCTCCTGATGAAGGACCAGGGCCTCACCTTCAACCAGGCTCTTGAGGCCGCGCGATCGAACAACGTATTCACCACCCACACTTCCGTCCCCGCCGGTTTTGACTTTTTCGAGCCCGGCCTCGTCTACGACTATTTCCACCGCTACTGCGAGGAATCGGGCATCTCCTTCGACTCGCTGCTCGCTCTCGGACGCCGCCGCCCCGAGGACTCCTCGGAGCGATTCTCGATGGCGATCAGCGCCCTCCGCACTTCCTCCTACCGGAACGCCGTCAGCCGCCTTCACCGCGATGTCTCCCAGGAGATGTTCCAGGACATGTGGCCCCGCGTGCCGGCCTGGGAGGTCCCGATCACTTCCGTCACCAACGGCGTCCACCTGCCTACCTGGGTCAATGGCGATCTCGCCGCCCTCTACGATCAATACCTCCAGCCCGATTGGCTCGAGCGCCACAACGACCCCAAGACCTGGGAGCAGATCGATGAGATCCCCGACGCCGAACTTTGGGAAGTCCACCGCCGGCGCAAGCGGCGCCTCGTGCAATTCGTCCGGGAGCGCGTCACCCAATCGGCCACGAACCGGAAATCCTCAGCCGCCGAGGTGCGACGGCTTTCCGAAGTTCTCGACCCCGAAGCCTTCACCATCGGCTTCTCGCGCCGTTTCGCCACCTACAAGCGCGCCACTCTGCTGCTGCGTGACGTCGCGCGTCTCAAGCGGATTCTCAACAATCCGGACATGCCCGTGCAGGTCATCATCGCCGGCAAGGCCCATCCGAAGGATCACCCCGGCAAGTCGTTCATCCGCGAAATCTACAATCTCTCGCGCGACCCCGAACTCTCGCGCCGCCTCGTCTTCGTCGAAGACTATTCGATCGAAGTCGGCCGGGAACTCGTCCAGGGCGTCGATCTCTGGCTCAACAACCCCCGCCGCGGCGAGGAAGCCTGCGGCACCAGCGGCATGAAGGCCGCCATCAACGGCGTGCCGAATCTCTCCATCCTCGACGGCTGGTTCGACGAAGCCTACGAATACTCCGGCGGCTGGGCGATCGGCGACCGCATTCCCTACTCCGAAGACCAGGACGAATCGCACGCCTCCGCGATCTATTCGATGCTCGAAAACGACATCGTCCCCCTTTACTATCGCGATCGCGATCGCGGCGTCCCCGAGCAATGGATGCGCCGCGTCAAGCAATCTCTATCCGCCATCAGTCCGCAATTCAACTGCAGCAGGATGCTCACCGAGTACTACCAGCTCCTCTATTTCCCGGCCCACCGCAACTGGCTCGACGCCTCCAAGGACGGTTACCGTCAGGTGCTCGATCATGCCGGCTGGTCGGCTCGCGTGGGCCGCGCCTGGGACAACGTCCGCTTCCTGAACACAAGCCCGATCCCGGCAAACCCCGTCCTCGCCGCCGAGGCCATTCCGATCGAGGCCACCATCGACCTCGCCGGCCTCGAACCCTCCGACGTGCGCGTCGAGGCCGTCGTCGGCAAGATCGGCATTGAAGGCTATCTGGAAGACACCACCGTCATCACCATGAACTCGGCCGCCGCCAACCAGGAGGGACACTTCCGTTTCCATTCCCGCTTCGTCGCCGAGCAAACCGGCCGCCTCGGCCTCGCCATCCGCGTCAGCCCCAATCACTCCGATGACCCGCTTACGCGGCCCTGTCACTCCCCGATGAAATGGGCCTGA
- a CDS encoding TlyA family RNA methyltransferase, protein MAATKRRLDQALVDRGLAESREKAQALILAGAVTVDGRRADKAGRPVAEDAAIAVAAGLPYVSRGGFKLAAALDHFRIDVTGKVCADIGSSTGGFTDCLLQHGAARVHAVDVGRGQLDWKLRQDARVVVHEGVNARRLEPGEIGERVDVCTCDVSFISVTLILPAVRALLAPGGRMVVLVKPQFEVGKGEVGKGGIVRDPALHAAACARVRACAEGFGFRTATIDSPILGAEGNREFLLYATDPDGWDHIEAGARAR, encoded by the coding sequence ATGGCGGCGACGAAGCGGCGGCTGGACCAGGCGTTGGTGGACCGTGGACTAGCCGAGTCCCGCGAGAAGGCGCAGGCGCTGATTCTGGCGGGCGCGGTGACGGTAGATGGGCGGCGCGCGGACAAGGCCGGCCGGCCGGTGGCTGAGGATGCGGCGATCGCGGTGGCGGCGGGGCTTCCCTATGTGAGCCGGGGCGGGTTCAAGCTCGCCGCGGCGCTCGATCATTTCCGAATCGATGTGACGGGGAAAGTGTGCGCGGACATCGGGAGCTCGACGGGCGGGTTCACCGACTGCCTGTTGCAGCACGGGGCGGCTCGTGTGCACGCGGTGGACGTGGGTCGCGGGCAGCTCGACTGGAAGCTGCGACAAGACGCGCGGGTGGTGGTGCATGAAGGCGTCAACGCGCGGCGCCTCGAGCCGGGCGAGATCGGCGAGCGCGTCGATGTGTGCACGTGCGACGTGAGCTTCATATCAGTTACGCTGATTCTTCCGGCCGTTCGGGCGTTGTTGGCTCCGGGCGGACGGATGGTGGTGCTCGTCAAGCCGCAGTTCGAAGTAGGGAAGGGCGAGGTAGGAAAGGGAGGAATCGTCCGGGATCCGGCGCTGCACGCGGCCGCCTGCGCTCGCGTGAGGGCATGCGCGGAAGGGTTCGGATTCCGGACGGCGACCATCGACAGCCCGATACTGGGCGCGGAGGGAAACCGGGAGTTTCTACTTTATGCAACCGATCCGGACGGTTGGGATCATATCGAGGCCGGGGCTCGAGCGCGGTAG
- the xseB gene encoding exodeoxyribonuclease VII small subunit, whose protein sequence is MADESKAPGFEANLNALEEVVKQLEAGEIPLEEAIALFERGMTLTEACRKQIEDAETRVEVLMKRGQQVRAEPFAEEE, encoded by the coding sequence ATGGCCGATGAGAGCAAAGCGCCGGGGTTCGAGGCGAATCTGAACGCCCTCGAAGAGGTTGTGAAACAACTGGAGGCCGGGGAGATTCCGCTCGAAGAGGCGATTGCTTTGTTCGAACGCGGGATGACGCTGACGGAGGCCTGCCGGAAACAGATCGAGGACGCCGAGACGCGCGTGGAAGTGCTGATGAAGCGGGGACAGCAGGTGCGGGCCGAGCCTTTCGCCGAGGAAGAATGA
- a CDS encoding NAD(+)/NADH kinase: MQPIRTVGIISRPGLERGSALAPGLIEWLRSREIAVRMDRETAAYAGRDDGLDRPEVPDGAQFVIVLGGDGTLLAAARAIGDRPVPVFAVNLGSLGFLTAITVDEMYPELERALGGQHRIGHRRMVQARLMREGAEVASYLALNDIVISKVPEAPMIDLETHVDNNFVCTYKADGLIVCTPTGSTAYSLSAGGPIIFPTVAALALTPICPHTLTNRPVIVPDAAVVQVIVRARDDHAYMNADGRMGERLRMGDRVEVRRSEHTLNLIRPPRLLYFDVLRQKLNWGRR, from the coding sequence ATGCAACCGATCCGGACGGTTGGGATCATATCGAGGCCGGGGCTCGAGCGCGGTAGCGCGTTGGCGCCGGGGCTGATCGAGTGGCTGCGGTCACGGGAGATCGCGGTGCGGATGGACCGCGAGACTGCCGCCTATGCCGGCCGCGACGACGGGCTAGACCGGCCGGAGGTTCCCGACGGCGCTCAGTTCGTCATCGTGCTCGGCGGCGATGGGACGCTGCTGGCGGCGGCGCGGGCAATCGGGGACCGGCCGGTGCCGGTGTTCGCGGTGAACCTTGGGAGTCTTGGTTTTCTGACGGCGATTACGGTGGACGAGATGTATCCGGAGCTGGAGCGGGCGCTTGGGGGGCAGCACCGGATCGGGCACCGGCGGATGGTGCAGGCGCGGTTGATGCGGGAGGGGGCGGAGGTGGCGTCGTACCTGGCGCTGAACGACATTGTGATCAGTAAGGTGCCGGAGGCGCCGATGATCGACCTGGAGACGCACGTGGACAACAATTTCGTGTGCACGTACAAGGCGGACGGATTGATCGTGTGCACGCCGACGGGGTCGACGGCGTATTCGCTGTCGGCCGGCGGGCCGATCATCTTTCCGACGGTGGCGGCGCTGGCGTTAACGCCGATCTGTCCGCACACGCTGACCAACCGGCCGGTAATCGTGCCGGACGCGGCGGTGGTGCAGGTGATCGTGCGGGCGCGGGACGACCACGCCTACATGAACGCGGACGGCCGGATGGGGGAGCGGCTGCGGATGGGGGACCGGGTGGAGGTACGACGATCCGAACACACGCTGAACCTGATTCGGCCGCCGCGGCTGTTGTACTTCGACGTGCTGCGGCAGAAGCTGAATTGGGGGCGGCGGTAG
- a CDS encoding ABC transporter ATP-binding protein translates to MSVSARRRPAPAAWRDRVQALGNVPPLLAMVARTNPPLVAVAVALRLVKSLIPFGMLWVGKLILDEVIGIRGVGGGTGGPEAGLSGRLATLVSIEIGLAVAGDLLTRGAALAESLLADKFTNEISLKLMQHASRLDLFHFEDPEFYDKLERARRQTTGRLGLLGAITTLAQDVVTLVTLAGGVVWFSPWLFGLLALAVVPVFLGETHFAGLAYSLLYRWTPERRELDYVRMLGASQQSAKEVKLFGLGPYLTERYRALAERFYAENRRLAMRRAVTGGALNLIGTAGYYFAYIFIIRKALAGNISIGDLTFLAGAFARSRSLLEGLLGAVGSIADQALYLTDLYDFFRMEPRMAVVPGALPAPRPIRTGFEFRDVSFHYPGSDRPVLDGVSFGLKPGERLALIGENGAGKTTLVKLLARLYDPTNGVILLDGIDLREYDPESLRAEIAVIFQDFMKYDLRAGENIGLGSAPDLDRAERIEHAAAASRADQVVAGLDGGYGQMLGRRFDGGVELSQGQWQKIALARAYMRESQLVILDEPTASLDARAEYEVFERLAALTQGRMAVLISHRFSTVRMADRIIVLGNGRIEEQGTHEELLARGGRYAELFELQAAGYR, encoded by the coding sequence ATGAGTGTCTCCGCGCGCAGACGACCAGCCCCGGCGGCTTGGCGAGACCGGGTGCAGGCGCTCGGCAACGTGCCGCCGCTGCTGGCGATGGTGGCGCGGACGAATCCGCCGCTGGTGGCGGTAGCGGTGGCGCTTCGTCTTGTCAAGTCATTGATTCCATTCGGAATGCTATGGGTCGGGAAGCTGATTCTGGACGAGGTGATAGGCATCCGGGGTGTCGGCGGTGGAACTGGCGGCCCGGAGGCAGGCCTTTCCGGCAGGCTGGCGACGCTGGTGTCGATCGAGATCGGGCTTGCGGTGGCCGGGGACCTGTTGACGCGGGGCGCGGCGCTTGCCGAGAGTCTCCTCGCCGACAAGTTCACCAACGAGATCAGCCTGAAACTGATGCAACATGCCTCACGCCTCGATCTGTTTCATTTCGAGGACCCGGAGTTCTACGACAAGCTCGAGCGGGCGCGGCGTCAGACGACCGGGCGGCTCGGGCTACTGGGGGCAATTACAACACTTGCCCAGGACGTGGTGACCCTGGTGACGTTGGCGGGCGGCGTAGTGTGGTTCTCGCCTTGGCTCTTCGGGCTGCTCGCGCTGGCAGTCGTGCCGGTATTTTTGGGCGAGACGCATTTCGCCGGCCTAGCCTACTCCTTGCTCTACCGATGGACGCCGGAGCGCAGGGAGCTCGATTACGTGCGAATGCTGGGCGCCTCTCAGCAGAGCGCCAAGGAGGTGAAACTGTTCGGCCTGGGTCCGTACCTGACCGAGCGGTACCGCGCGCTCGCGGAGCGTTTCTACGCCGAGAATCGCCGGTTGGCGATGCGCCGGGCGGTGACTGGAGGGGCCCTGAACCTGATTGGCACGGCGGGGTACTACTTTGCATATATCTTCATCATCCGAAAGGCCTTAGCCGGGAATATCTCCATTGGAGACCTGACCTTCCTGGCCGGCGCATTTGCGCGTTCGCGGTCCCTGCTCGAGGGGCTGCTTGGCGCGGTGGGGTCGATTGCCGATCAAGCCTTGTACCTCACCGACCTGTACGATTTTTTCCGCATGGAGCCGCGGATGGCGGTGGTTCCGGGGGCGCTGCCGGCACCGCGTCCGATCCGCACGGGGTTCGAATTTCGGGACGTGTCGTTTCATTATCCGGGGTCGGACCGGCCGGTCCTTGATGGAGTGAGTTTCGGGCTCAAGCCGGGTGAGCGGCTGGCTCTGATCGGCGAAAACGGGGCAGGGAAGACGACGCTCGTCAAATTGCTCGCCCGGCTCTACGACCCCACGAATGGGGTGATCCTGCTCGATGGAATCGACCTTCGCGAGTATGATCCGGAGTCGCTGCGAGCGGAGATCGCGGTGATTTTTCAGGATTTCATGAAATACGACCTTCGGGCGGGGGAAAATATAGGGCTCGGATCGGCGCCGGATCTCGATCGGGCGGAGCGGATTGAGCACGCCGCCGCGGCGAGCCGGGCGGACCAGGTGGTGGCCGGACTCGACGGCGGCTACGGGCAGATGCTCGGGCGTCGCTTCGACGGGGGCGTGGAACTATCGCAGGGGCAGTGGCAGAAGATCGCGCTGGCGCGCGCCTACATGCGGGAGTCCCAACTGGTGATTCTCGACGAGCCGACGGCGAGTCTGGACGCGCGGGCGGAGTACGAGGTTTTCGAGCGGCTGGCGGCGCTGACGCAGGGCCGGATGGCGGTGCTCATCTCGCATCGCTTCTCGACGGTCCGGATGGCGGACCGGATCATCGTGCTTGGCAACGGGCGGATCGAGGAGCAGGGAACGCACGAGGAACTGCTGGCGCGCGGCGGGCGATACGCGGAGTTGTTCGAGCTGCAGGCGGCGGGCTACCGCTGA
- the secA gene encoding preprotein translocase subunit SecA has product MLDTILAKIFGTKNEREIKRLGPLVAQINDLEAGIQQLDDAELAAKTVEFRERIEQGATIDDLLPEAFAVCREASRRVLKMRHFDVQLIGGIVLHRGKISEMKTGEGKTLVATLPVYLNALEGKGVHVITVNDYLARRDSEWMGRLYGFLGLTTGVIVHGLDDQERHDAYHADITYGTNNEFGFDYLRDNMKFRLSDCVQREHNFAIVDEVDSILIDEARTPLIISGPSEESTDKYYRINRIIPKLIRGEVIEGKEPGEKYTTGDYTVDEKHRSVALTEEGVLKCERLLGIDNMYDAANIEINHHVQQGLRAHVLYTRDKDYVVKEGEVIIVDEFTGRLMPGRRWSDGLHQAVEAKEGVKIERENQTLATISFQNYFRMYKKLAGMTGTAETEAAEFAKTYNIDVVAIPTNRAMVRKDTIDVVYRTEEEKFRNAAKEIKELNAKGQPVLVGTISIEKSEKLSSILKKMGVPHEVLNAKNHEREAFIVAQAGRKGAVTVSTNMAGRGTDILLGGNAEFLAREHLRKQGKDADQVPREEWDEALARYKAECEIEHGEVLAAGGLHIVGTERHESRRIDNQLRGRAGRQGDPGSSRFYLSLQDDLMRIFGGEKVQNLMLKLGMEEDVPIESKLITKRIAAAQKAVEAQHFAARKHLLEYDDVMNKQRKAVYAMRRSLLEGGDHREEVMNYVRGIVGTFFDERAPGDARPDQWDLEGLQTDVLNQFGVKTPVEEFGGLTREEIQEHILEQLGRRYQEKEIVVGPEVMRETERIVMLNVIDAHWKDHLLSMDHLREGIGLRGYGQKDPLVEYKKESFSLYEAMRDRIEDDIVRNLFFLQAVPPGYDEPFDEQEDDDGPVPLGFGGGNGGGGAPVGVGVSAEQRQSAQHALQDFTRTIERRKQKELDAIQFVGPTTANPTKQVMNKNKNVGRNDPCPCGSGKKYKKCCGA; this is encoded by the coding sequence ATGCTGGACACTATTCTCGCCAAGATTTTCGGCACTAAGAACGAACGCGAGATCAAGCGTCTTGGTCCACTCGTGGCCCAGATCAATGATCTCGAGGCCGGGATCCAGCAACTGGATGACGCCGAACTGGCCGCGAAGACGGTGGAGTTCCGCGAGCGGATCGAGCAGGGCGCCACTATCGACGACCTGCTTCCGGAAGCTTTCGCGGTTTGCCGCGAGGCGTCGCGTCGCGTGCTGAAGATGCGGCACTTCGATGTGCAATTGATCGGCGGCATCGTTCTCCACCGGGGCAAGATCTCCGAGATGAAGACCGGTGAGGGCAAGACGCTGGTGGCCACGCTGCCGGTGTATCTGAACGCGCTCGAGGGCAAGGGCGTGCACGTGATCACCGTGAACGACTACCTGGCCCGCCGCGACTCGGAATGGATGGGGCGGCTCTACGGGTTTCTGGGCCTGACAACGGGAGTGATTGTTCACGGGCTCGACGACCAGGAGCGCCACGACGCCTATCACGCCGACATCACCTACGGAACGAACAACGAGTTCGGCTTCGACTACCTGCGCGACAACATGAAGTTCCGGCTCTCCGACTGCGTGCAGCGGGAGCACAACTTCGCCATCGTCGACGAGGTGGACTCGATTCTGATCGACGAAGCGCGGACGCCGCTCATCATTTCCGGCCCGAGCGAGGAATCGACCGATAAGTATTACCGTATCAACCGGATCATCCCGAAGCTGATCCGCGGCGAGGTAATCGAGGGCAAGGAGCCGGGCGAGAAGTACACCACCGGCGACTACACCGTGGACGAAAAGCACCGTTCGGTGGCGCTGACCGAAGAGGGCGTGCTGAAGTGCGAGCGCCTGCTCGGCATCGACAACATGTACGATGCCGCCAACATCGAAATCAACCATCACGTGCAGCAGGGGCTGCGCGCGCACGTGCTGTACACGCGCGATAAGGATTACGTCGTCAAGGAAGGCGAGGTGATCATTGTCGATGAGTTCACCGGACGCCTGATGCCGGGGCGGCGGTGGAGCGATGGGCTTCATCAGGCGGTGGAGGCCAAGGAGGGGGTGAAGATCGAGCGTGAGAATCAGACGCTCGCCACCATCTCCTTCCAAAACTACTTCCGCATGTACAAAAAGCTCGCCGGCATGACGGGCACCGCCGAAACCGAAGCCGCCGAGTTCGCCAAGACGTACAACATCGACGTGGTGGCGATCCCGACGAACCGGGCGATGGTGCGCAAGGACACGATCGACGTCGTCTACCGGACCGAGGAAGAGAAATTCCGGAACGCGGCGAAGGAGATCAAGGAACTGAACGCCAAGGGCCAGCCGGTGCTGGTGGGCACGATTTCGATCGAGAAGTCCGAGAAGCTGTCGAGCATTCTGAAAAAGATGGGCGTTCCGCACGAGGTTCTCAACGCCAAGAACCACGAGCGCGAGGCGTTCATCGTGGCGCAGGCGGGGCGGAAGGGCGCGGTGACGGTGTCGACCAACATGGCTGGCCGCGGCACCGATATTCTGCTCGGCGGCAATGCCGAGTTCCTGGCGCGCGAGCATCTGCGCAAGCAGGGCAAGGACGCCGATCAGGTTCCGCGCGAGGAGTGGGACGAGGCGCTCGCCCGGTACAAGGCCGAATGCGAGATCGAGCACGGCGAAGTGTTGGCCGCCGGCGGTCTGCACATCGTGGGCACGGAACGGCACGAATCGCGGCGCATCGACAACCAGTTGCGCGGACGCGCCGGACGCCAGGGCGATCCGGGGAGCTCGCGTTTCTACCTGTCGCTGCAGGACGACCTGATGCGGATCTTCGGCGGCGAGAAGGTGCAGAACCTGATGCTGAAGCTCGGCATGGAAGAAGACGTGCCGATCGAGTCGAAGCTGATCACGAAGCGGATCGCGGCGGCGCAGAAGGCGGTCGAAGCGCAGCATTTCGCCGCCCGCAAGCATCTTCTCGAGTACGACGATGTGATGAACAAGCAGCGCAAGGCGGTCTACGCCATGCGCCGTTCGTTGCTCGAAGGCGGCGATCATCGCGAGGAAGTGATGAACTACGTCCGCGGAATCGTGGGCACGTTCTTCGACGAACGGGCGCCGGGCGATGCGCGGCCGGACCAGTGGGACCTCGAAGGATTGCAGACCGACGTGCTGAACCAGTTCGGCGTGAAGACGCCGGTGGAGGAGTTCGGCGGGCTGACGCGCGAGGAGATCCAGGAGCATATTCTCGAGCAGTTGGGCCGCCGCTACCAGGAAAAGGAGATCGTGGTCGGGCCTGAGGTGATGCGCGAGACCGAGCGCATCGTCATGCTCAACGTGATCGACGCGCACTGGAAAGACCACCTGCTGTCGATGGATCACCTGCGCGAGGGCATCGGCCTGCGCGGATACGGACAGAAGGATCCGTTGGTGGAGTACAAGAAAGAGTCGTTCTCGCTGTACGAGGCGATGCGGGACCGGATCGAAGACGATATCGTCCGCAACCTGTTCTTCCTCCAGGCGGTCCCTCCCGGATACGATGAGCCGTTCGATGAACAGGAGGACGACGACGGGCCTGTCCCGCTCGGGTTCGGTGGCGGGAACGGCGGCGGTGGCGCGCCGGTCGGCGTCGGCGTCTCGGCCGAGCAGCGGCAGTCGGCGCAGCACGCGTTGCAGGATTTCACGCGTACGATCGAACGCCGCAAGCAGAAAGAACTCGACGCCATCCAGTTCGTCGGTCCGACGACGGCCAATCCCACCAAGCAGGTGATGAACAAAAACAAGAACGTCGGCCGCAACGATCCTTGTCCGTGCGGGAGCGGGAAGAAATACAAGAAATGCTGCGGCGCCTGA
- a CDS encoding polyprenyl synthetase family protein, which produces MTLAEYMDSRQARVAAALERWTPGEDVEPAVIHRAMRYSLFAGGKRIRPLLAIAAYEASGGEGDGIDDAACALEMIHTYSLIHDDLPALDNDDLRRGRPTSHRVFGEAMAILAGDGLLTLAFEVLGKTPACDGVRRARMVAEVAAAAGTVRGMIGGQVHDLEGEGLAPTAELLARIHRAKTGALLRVSVRLGAIHAGADEAMLAALSRYGEHAGLAFQIVDDILDVELSSEELGKTAGKDAAQHKITFPAVHGLAESRRMAERELECAEAALAGFGDRGRWLRELVQLIVRRRS; this is translated from the coding sequence ATGACGCTCGCCGAATACATGGACTCGCGCCAGGCGCGGGTGGCCGCGGCGCTCGAGCGATGGACGCCGGGCGAGGACGTGGAGCCGGCGGTGATTCACCGTGCGATGCGATACAGCCTGTTCGCCGGCGGCAAGCGGATCCGCCCGCTGCTCGCGATCGCGGCCTACGAGGCTTCGGGCGGCGAGGGCGATGGGATCGACGACGCGGCTTGCGCGCTCGAGATGATCCATACGTACTCGCTGATTCACGACGACCTGCCGGCGCTCGACAACGACGATCTGCGGCGCGGCCGGCCGACGTCGCACCGAGTTTTCGGCGAGGCGATGGCGATACTCGCCGGGGACGGGCTGCTGACGCTCGCCTTCGAAGTGCTTGGGAAAACGCCGGCGTGCGACGGAGTCCGCCGGGCGCGGATGGTGGCTGAGGTGGCGGCGGCGGCGGGGACGGTGCGCGGGATGATCGGCGGGCAGGTGCACGACCTCGAAGGCGAGGGACTGGCGCCGACGGCGGAACTGCTCGCGAGAATCCATCGCGCCAAGACGGGAGCGCTGCTGCGGGTGAGCGTGCGGCTGGGTGCGATCCACGCCGGCGCCGATGAGGCGATGCTGGCGGCGTTGTCGCGGTACGGCGAGCATGCCGGGCTCGCGTTCCAGATCGTCGATGACATTCTGGACGTCGAGTTGTCGTCGGAGGAACTGGGCAAGACGGCGGGCAAGGACGCGGCGCAGCACAAGATCACGTTTCCGGCGGTGCATGGGCTGGCGGAGTCGCGGCGGATGGCGGAGCGGGAACTCGAGTGCGCGGAGGCGGCGCTGGCGGGATTCGGGGATCGGGGGCGGTGGTTACGGGAACTCGTGCAACTGATCGTGCGGCGGCGGTCGTAA